The Pseudomonas fluorescens genome segment CATCAATGTAGCGCGCAGACTGCTCACCTGGACGGATGCCCGGAATAAAGGCACCGGACTTCTTCAGGTTTTCCGCTACGTCTTTCGGATTGAACATCAACGCCGTATAGAAGAAGCAGAAGAAAATAATCCCTGCACTAAACAGCAGAATATTCAACGGCTGACCAGGAGCGATCGACTGCGAGATGTCCTGCAACCAGCCCATACCTTCAGACTGACCAAACCAGGCACCCAACGAAGCCGGGAACAGCAAAATGCTGCTCGCGAAAATAGCCGGAATAACACCGGCCATGTTCACCTTCAGCGGCAAGTGGCTAGTCTGCGCAGCGAAAACCTTGCGGCCTTGCTGACGCTTGGCGTAGTGAACAGCGATACGACGCTGACCACGCTCAATGAACACCACGAAACCGATAATCGCTACTGCCAGCAAACCGATGGCAACCAGGGCGAAGATATTGATATCACCCTGACGCGCAGACTCGAAAGACTGCCCGATTGCTCTCGGAAGACCGGCGACGATACCCGAAAAAATCAACATCGAGATACCGTTGCCTACACCACGCTCAGTAATCTGCTCACCCAGCCACATCATGAACATCGCACCGGCCACAAACGTGGATACCGCGACGAAATGGAAGCCAAAGTCACCAGTGAACGCAACGCCCTGCCCTGCCAGACCAATGGACATGCCAATGGCCTGGACGAGAGCGAGGACGACGGTGCCGTAGCGGGTGTACTGGCTGATCTTGCGACGGCCAGCTTCACCTTCCTTCTTCAACTGCTCCAGCTGCGGGCTGACGGCGGTCATCAGCTGCATGATGATCGATGCCGAAATGTACGGCATGATCCCCAGTGCAAAGATGCTCATCCGCTCCAGCGCGCCGCCGGAAAACATGTTGAACAAGCTAAGAATGGTCCCCTCATTCTGTCGAAACAGGTCCGCGAGTCGGTCCGGGTTGATACCTGGAACCGGGATGTGTGCGCCTATTCGGTAGACGATAATCGCCAGGAACAGAAAACGCAGACGAGCCCAGAGTTCAGACATACCGCCTTTGCCGAGCGCAGAGAGAGCACCTTGCTTAGCCATTTATTCCTCGAACTTGCCGCCAGCTGCTTCGATAGCCGCACGCGCACCTTTGGTGGCGCCGATTCCCTTGCCGATAGTGACAGCGCGAGTCACTTCACCGGACAGCATGATTTTCACACGCTGTACGTTGACGTTGATCACGTTGGCATCTTTCAGGGACTGCACAGTGACGATGTCGCCTTCCACTTTAGCCAGCTCGGACAGACGCACTTCTGCGCGATCCATGGCCTTCAGGGAAACGAAACCGAACTTCGGCAGGCGACGATGCAGCGGCTGTTGACCGCCTTCAAAGCCTGGAGCAATGGTGCCACCGGAGCGAGAGGTCTGACCTTTGTGACCACGGCCACCAGTCTTACCCAAACCACTACCGATACCACGGCCCGGACGATGCTTTTCGCGACGGGAACCCGGCGCTGGACTCAGATCATTGAGTTTCATCGATTAACCCTCGACACGCAGCATGTAGTAAGCCTTGTTGATCATCCCGCGATTCTCGGGAGTATCCTGGACTTCTACAGTGTGACCGATGCGACGCAGACCCAGACCCTTAACGCACAGTTTGTGGTTAGGGATGCGGCCGGTCATGCTTTTGATCAGCGTAACTTTAACGGTAGCCATGATTACTTGATCTCCTCAACACGCAGGCCACGCTTGGCTGCAATGGATTCAGGAGACTGCATGGCTTTCAGACCCTTGAAAGTGGCGTGAACCACGTTTACAGGGTTAGTCGAGCCGTAGCACTTGGCCAGAACGTTCTGAACGCCAGCAACTTCGAGGACAGCACGCATAGCGCCGCCAGCGATGATACCGGTACCTTCAGAAGCAGGCTGCATGTACACCTTCGAAGCGCCGTGAGCGGACTTCATTGCGTACTGCAGGGTAGTGCCGTTCAGATCAACCTGGATCATGTTGCGGCGAGCAGCTTCCATTGCCTTCTGGATCGCAGCAGGCACTTCACGCGACTTGCCACGGCCGAAGCCAACACGGCCCTTACCATCACCAACCACGGTCAACGCGGTGAAAGTGAAGATACGGCCACCTTTAACGGTTTTGGCTACGCGGTTAACTTGAACCAGCTTCTCGATGTAGCCTTCGTCGCGCTTTTGGTCGTTATTTGACATAACTTAGAACTCCAGCCCAGCTTCACGAGCAGCCTCAGCCAGCGCTTTTACGCGGCCGTGGTACTTGAAGCCAGAGCGGTCGAAAGCCACCTGCGAGACGCCAGCGGCCTTAGCACGCGTAGCGACCAGCTGGCCAACCTTAGTGGCCGCGTCGATGTTGCCAGTGGCGCCATCACGCAGTTCTTTATCCAAAGTCGAGGCACTTGCCAGGACTTTGTTGCCGTCGGCCGAAATGACCTGGGCGTAGATGTGCTGCGAAGAGCGGAACACGCAGAGACGCACGACTTCGAGTTCGTGCATTTTCAGGCGTGCTTTGCGAGCGCGACGCAGTCGAGTAACTTTTTTGTCGGTCATTTGCTATGCCCTACTTCTTCTTGGCTTCTTTACGACGGACGACTTCGTCCGCGTAGCGCACACCTTTGCCTTTGTACGGCTCTGGTGGACGGAAGTCGCGGATCTCGGCGGCCACTTGACCTACCAGCTGCTTGTCGATGCCCTTGATCAGGATATCGGTCTGGCTAGGAGTCTCAGCGGTGATGCCTTCCGGCAGTTCGTAATCCACTGGGTGCGAGAAGCCAAGAGCCAGGTTCAGCACCTGACCTTTTGCTTGCGCCTTGTAACCAACACCGACCAGCTGGAGCTTGCGCTCGAAGCCTTGGCTTACGCCCTGGACCATGTTGTTTACCAACGCACGAGTGGTACCGGCCATTGCGCGAGTCTGTTGATCGCCATTGCGAGCAGCAAAACGCAGCTCACCGGCTTCTTCAACGATCTCAACGGACGAATGGACGTTCAGTTCAAGAGTACCCTTGGCACCCTTCACCGAAAGCTGTTGGCCTGCGAATTTTACTTCGACACCGGCTGGCAGCTTAACGGGGTTCTTAGCGACGCGAGACATGCTTATCCCCCCTTAGAACACAGTGCAAAGAACTTCGCCGCCGACACCGGCAGCGCGCGCAGCACGATCAGTCATCACACCTTTGTTGGTGGAGACGATAGACACGCCGAGACCGCCACGTACTTTTGGCAGCTCTTCGACGGACTTGTACTGACGCAGGCCTGGACGGCTAACGCGCTTGACTTCTTCGATAACCGGACGGCCTTCGAAATATTTCAGCTCGATAGACAGCAGTGGTTTGGTTTCGCTGCTGATCTGATAACCCGCGATGTAACCTTCGTCCTTCAGGACTTTAGCTACAGCCACCTTCAACGTGGAAGAAGGCATGCTTACGACGGACTTTTCAGCCATCTGGGCATTACGGATTCGAGTTAGCATGTCCGCTAACGGGTCCTGCATACTCATGGGCTAGACGCTCCTAATACAGAAAAATTAGCCTCGCGGCTACTACTTGTCGCCGAGAAATTCCGGGCAGAAAAACACGGGCTCAGGCGAGCCGGTCATTCTAGACACACCCCAGAAATGAATCAAGCCCCAAAAGGGGCTTGATTCATTTTCAAGGCCACCGATGGTCAGGTTCTTGCGATCCTGACCATCGAGACTTTGACAGCAATTACCAGCTGGCTTTAACCAGACCTGGAACGTCACCACGCATGGCAGCTTCACGCAGCTTGTTACGGCCCAGGCCGAACTTGCGGTAAACGCCGTGCGGACGACCAGTCAGGCGGCAGCGGTTACGCATGCGCGAAGCGCTTGCGTCACGTGGCTGCTTCTGCAGAGCTACGGTAGCTTCCCAACGCGCTTCTGGACTTGCGTTCAGATCAACGATGATAGCTTTCAGCGCTGCACGCTTGGTGGCGTACTTGGCAACGGTGAGCTGACGCTTCAGCTCACGGTTTTTCATGCTCTTCTTGGCCATTTTCCTACTCCAATCAGTTGCGGAACGGGAATTTGAAAGCACGCAGCAGAGCGCGGCCTTCGTCATCGTTCTTGGCAGTGGTGGTCAGGGTAATGTCCAGACCGCGGAGAGCATCGATCTTGTCGTAGTCGATTTCCGGGAAAATGATCTGCTCTTTCACGCCCATGCTGTAGTTGCCACGACCATCGAAGGACTTGGCATTCAGGCCGCGGAAGTCGCGAACCCGAGGCAGGGAGATCGACAGCAGACGATCCAGGAACTCGTACATACGCTCACGGCGCAGGGTCACTTTGACGCCGATCGGCCAACCTTCACGGACTTTAAAGCCAGCGATGGATTTGCGAGCGTAGGTCACAACGACTTTCTGGCCGGTGATCTTTTCCAGGTCAGCAACAGCGTGCTCGATGACTTTTTTGTCGCCGATCGCTTCGCCCAGACCCATGTTCAGGGTGATTTTGGTAACGCGCGGAACTTCCATCACGTTCGAAAGCTTAAGTTCTTCCTTAAGTTTCGGTGCGATTTCCTTCCGGTAAATCTCTTTTAGTCGTGCCATGGTCTTCTACCTAGCAGTGTTCAAGCATCAACCGCTTTTTGGGTCGACTTGAAGACACGAATTTTCTTACCGTCTTCTACTTTGAAACCAACGCGGTCAGCCTTGTTGGTTTCGCCGTTGAAGATGGCGACGTTGGAAGCGTGCAGTGGCGCTTCTTTCTCGACGATACCGCCCTGTACGCCCGACATCGGGTTAGGCTTGGTATGACGCTTGACCAGGTTCAGACCACCAACAACCAGACGGTTGTCAGCAAGAACCTTCAGCACCTTACCGCGCTTACCTTTGTCTTTGCCGGCGATCACGATGATCTCGTCGTCACGACGAATCTTTTGCATGTCGGATCTCCTTACAGCACTTCTGGGGCGAGCGAGACGATCTTCATGAACTTCTCAGTACGAAGTTCACGGGTCACTGGCCCAAAGATACGGGTGCCGATCGGCTCTTGCTTGTTGTTCAGAAGAACAGCAGCGTTGCCATCAAAGCGGATAATGGAGCCATCAGCACGACGTACGCCGTGACGAGTGCGGACTACGACAGCAGTCATCACTTGGCCTTTTTTCACCTTACCGCGAGGAATTGCTTCCTTCACGGTAACTTTGATGATGTCACCGATACCAGCGTAACGACGATGGGAGCCACCCAGCACCTTGATGCACATAACACGGCGAGCGCCGCTGTTATCGGCCACATCGAGCATGGATTGAGTCTGAATCATATAATTTCTCCGACCCCTAGCCCTTAGACTTCCACAGCGCGTTCGAGAACATCAACCAGCGCCCAAGACTTGGTCTTGGCCATCGGACGAGTTTCACGAATAGTGACTTTGTCGCCGATGTGGCACTGATTGGTTTCGTCGTGCGCGTGCAGCTTAGTCGAACGCTTAACGTATTTACCGTAGATCGGGTGCTTAACGCGACGCTCGATCAGAACGGTGATGGTTTTGTCCATCTTGTCGCTGACAACACGGCCAGTCAGCGTACGGACAGTTTTTTCGGCTTCAGCCATGATCACTTACCTGCCTGCTGGTTGAGCACAGTCTTCACGCGAGCGATGTCACGCTTAACTTGCGAGAGCAGATGAGACTGCCCCAACTGGCCAGTTGCTTTCTGCATGCGCAGATTGAACTGGTCGCGCAGCAAGCCGAGCAGTTGCTCGTTCAGCTGCTGTGCGGATTTTTCACGAAGTTCATTCGCTTTCATCACATCACCGTCCGTTTAACAAAGGAGGTGGCGAGCGGCAGCTTTGCAGCAGCCAGGGCGAAAGCCTCACGCGCCAGCTCTTCAGAAACACCCTCGATTTCATACAGGACTTTGCCTGGCTGAATCTGGGCAACCCAGTACTCCACGTTACCCTTACCTTTACCCATACGAACCTCGAGAGGTTTCTTGGATATCGGCTTGTCCGGGAATACACGGATCCAGATCTTGCCGCCACGTTTTACGTGACGGGTCAGAGCACGACGCGCTGACTCGATCTGACGAGCGGTGAGACGACCACGAGCAACAGACTTCAGCGCGAACTCGCCGAAGCTGACTTTGCTACCGCGCAGTGCCAGACCACGGTTGTGGCCGGTCATCTGCTTGCGGAACTTCGTACGCTTTGGTTGCAACATTTGGCGTACCCCTTACTTAGCAGCTTTTTTACGAGGCGCTGGTGCTTGTGGTTTCAGTTCTTCTTGGCGACCACCAATTACTTCGCCTTTGAAGATCCAAACCTTTACACCGATCACACCGTAAGTGGTGTGAGCTTCGTAGGTGGCATAGTCGATATCGGCACGCAGGGTGTGCAGTGGCACACGACCTTCGCGATACCATTCAGTACGTGCGATTTCAGCACCGCCGAGACGACCGCTCACTTGGATTTTGATGCCTTTGGCACCAATGCGCATGGCGTTCTGTACGGCGCGCTTCATGGCGCGACGGAACATCACACGACGCTCCAGCTGCTGAGCTACGCTCTGGGCAACCAGCATACCGTCGAGTTCCGGCTTGCGGATCTCTTCGATATTGATGTGCACAGGCACACCCATTTGCTTGGTCAGGTCCTGACGCAGTTTTTCAACATCTTCACCTTTCTTCCCGATAACGATACCTGGACGAGCGGTGTGGATGGTGATGCGTGCAGTTTGAGCCGGACGATGGATATCGATACGGCTTACGGACGCGCTTTTTAGTTTGTCTTGGAGATACTCACGCACCTTCAGATCTGCGAGCAAATAGTCCGCATAAGTCCGACCGTCTGCGTACCAGACGGAGGTGTGCTCCTTGACGATTCCCAGGCGAATGCCAATGGGATGTACTTTCTGACCCATCTCTTCGACTCCGTTACTTGTCAGCAACCTTGACAGTGATATGGCAAGACCGCTTGACGATGCGATCAGCACGGCCTTTGGCACGTGGCATGATGCGCTTCAGCGAACGCCCTTCGTTGACGAAAACGGTGCTGACCTTCAGGTCATCAACGTCTGCGCCTTCGTTATGCTCGGCGTTGGCTACGGCCGACTCCAGCACTTTTTTCATGATCTCGGCGGCTTTCTTACTGCTGAAAGCCAACAGGTTGAGCGCTTCGCCCACCTTCTTCCCGCGGATCTGGTCGGCGACCAAGCGGGCTTTCTGGGCGGAGATTCGAGCGCCCGACAACTTAGCGGCTACTTCCATTTCCTTACCCCTTAACGCTTGGCTTTCTTGTCTGCCACGTGCCCGCGATAGTTGCGGGTACCGGCGAACTCGCCCAGTTTGTGGCCGACCATGTCTTCGTTAACGAGAACTGGGACGTGCTGACGACCGTTGTGTACTGCGATGGTCAGACCGACCATTTGTGGCAGGATCATCGAACGGCGCGACCAAGTCTTAATTGGTTTGCGATCGTTCTTTTCCGCCGCCACTTCGATCTTCTTCAGTAGGTGAAGATCAATAAAAGGACCTTTTTTCAGAGAACGTGGCACTGTCGTATCCCTCTATTTACTTGCGACGACGGACGATCATTTTGTCGGTACGCTTATTACCACGAGTCTTCGCGCCCTTAGTCGGGAAGCCCCATGGCGATACCGGATGACGACCACCAGAGGTACGACCTTCACCACCACCATGTGGGTGGTCAACCGGGTTCATGGCAACACCACGAACGGTTGGGCGAACGCCACGCCAGCGCTTGGCACCAGCTTTACCCAGCGAACGCAGGCTGTGCTCGGAGTTCGAGACTTCGCCCAGGGTCGCACGGCACTCAGCCAGCACTTTACGCATTTCACCGGAACGCAGACGCAGGGTAACGTACACACCTTCACGAGCGATCAGCTGAGCCGAAGCACCAGCGGAGCGAGCGATCTGTGCGCCTTTACCTGGCTTCAGTTCGATGCCGTGTACGGTAGAACCGACTGGAATGTTGCGCAGTTGCAGAGCGTTGCCTGGCTTGATTGGAGCCAGAGCGCCTGCGATCAGCTGGTCGCCAGCACTCACGCCTTTAGGGGCAATGATGTAGCGGCGCTCGCCGTCTGCGTAGCACAGCAGTGCGATGTGAGCAGTACGGTTTGGATCGTATTCGATACGCTCGACAGTGGCGACGATGCCATCTTTGTCGTTGCGACGAAAATCGACCATACGGTAATGCTGCTTATGACCACCACCGATGTGACGAGTGGTAATACGGCCATTGTTGTTACGACCACCAGACTTCGATTTTTTCTCGAGCAGCGGTGCGTGAGGAGCGCCTTTATGCAGCTCCTGGTTGACCACCTTGACCACAAAACGGCGGCCAGGGGAAGTCGGTTTGCATTTAACGATTGCCATGATGCACCCCTTCCTTACTCAGCACTGCTGCTGAAATCGAGATCTTGGCCTGGCTGAAGGGAGATAACTGCCTTCTTCCAGTCATTACGCTTGCCCAGACCGCGAGCGGTGCGCTTGCTCTTACCCAGAACGTTCAGGGTAGTAACACGCTCAACTTTCACGCTGAACAGGCTTTCGACGGCCTTCTTGATTTCCAGCTTGGTTGCATCAGTAGCAACCTTGAAAACGAACTGGCCTTTCTTGTCTGCCAGAACCGTAGCCTTCTCGGAAACGTGCGGGCCAAGCAGAACTTTAAATACGCGTTCCTGGTTCATCCCAGCAGCTCCTCGAATTTCTTCACGGCCGACACGGTGATCAACACCTTGTCGTATGCGATCAGACTAACTGGATCGGAACCTTGCACGTCACGTACATCTACGTGTGGCAGGTTGCGAGCAGCCAGGTACAGGTTCTGATCAACAGCGTCAGACACGATCAGAACGTCGGTCAGGCTCATGTTGTTCAGTTTGCCCAACAGGTCTTTGGTTTTCGGAGTTTCAACTGCGAAATCCTGAACCACGACCAGACGATCAGTACGCACCAGCTCAGCAAGGATGGAACGCATTGCTGCGCGATACATCTTCTTGTTCAGCTTCTGGGAGTGATCTTGTGGACGAGCTGCGAAAGTGGTGCCGCCGCCGCGCCAGATTGGGCTACGGATAGTACCGGCACGAGCACGGCCAGTACCTTTCTGACGCCATGGGCGCTTACCGCCACCACGAACGTCGGAACGGGTCTTTTGCTGCTTGCTACCTTGACGGCCGCCAGCCATGTAGGCCACGACTGCTTGGTGAACCAGCGTCTCGTTGAACTCGCCGCCAAATGTCAGTTCGGAAACTTCGATCGCTTGAGCGTCATTTACATTTAATTGCATGTCAGCTTCCCCTTAACCGCGAGCCTTGGCTGCTGGACGTACAACCAGGTTGCCGCCAGTAGCGCCAGGAACAGCACCCTTGACCAACAACAGATTGCGTTCAGCGTCCACGCGCACTACTTCCAGGGACTGCACGGTCACGCGCTCAGCGCCCATATGACCGGACATTTTTTTGCCCTTGAATACACGACCAGGAGTCTGGCACTGGCCGATAGAGCCTGGGACGCGGTGGGATACGGAGTTACCGTGGGTGTTATCTTGCCCGCGGAAGTTCCAACGCTTGATCGTACCCTGGAAGCCTTTACCTTTGGACTGACCGGTTACATCAACCAGTTGACCAGCAGCGAAGATTTCAGCGTTGATCAGATCGCCGGCCTGGTACTCGCCTTCTTCAAGACGGAATTCCATTACGGTACGACCAGCGGCAACGTTCGCCTTGGCGAAGTGGCCAGCCTGAGCAGCTGTTACACGGGAAGCACGACGCTCGCCGACAGTGACTTGCACTGCACGATAGCCATCGGTTTCTTCAGTTTTGAACTGGGTGACGCGATTCGGCTCGATCTCAATGACCGTGACCGGAATGGAGACACCTTCTTCGGTGAAAATACGGGTCATACCCGCTTTACGACCGACTACACCAATAGTCATGTTGTAAACCTCATGAGTGTACGGGGCTTTCACCCGCTATGGCCGCCCATTTCAGAGCGTTACACGACCAAGACCGAGTCTTAGCCGAGGCTGATCTGCACTTCCACACCGGCCGCAAGATCAAGCTTCATAAGTGCATCAACGGTTTTATCCGTTGGCTGGACGATGTCCAGAACGCGCTTATGAGTGCGGATTTCGTACTGGTCACGCGCGTCTTTGTTGACGTGCGGGGAAACCAGAACGGTGAACCGCTCTTTACGGGTAGGCAGTGGAATTGGACCACGCACTTGAGCACCAGTACGTTTCGCGGTTTCCACGATTTCCTGGGTTGATTGGTCGATCAGGCGATGGTCAAAAGCCTTCAACCTGATACGGATTTGCTGATTTTGCATTGGATTTCAGACTCCGGCTGCTATTCCCACCGGGCGCAATACGCCCGTTAAAAGGAGGCGCAATTCTATAGACGCCCCAGATAGGTGTCAACCCAATAAAAAAGCCCCCGCTAAGCGGGGGCTTTTTCAACTCATCGAAGCTATCTCAAAAAAGAGATTACTCGATGATTTTGGCTACGACGCCAGCGCCGACGGTACGACCGCCTTCACGGATAGCGAAACGCAGACCGTCTTCCATTGCGATGGTTTTGATCAGGGTAACAGTCATCTGAATGTTGTCACCTGGCATTACCATTTCAACGCCTTCTGGCAGCTCGCAGTTACCGGTCACGTCAGTAGTACGGAAGTAGAACTGTGGACGGTAGCCTTTGAAGAACGGAGTGTGACGACCGCCTTCTTCCTTGCTCAGAACGTAAACTTCTGCGGTGAACTTGGTGTGCGGCTTAACCGAACCCGGCTTAACCAGAACCTGACCACGCTCAACGTCGTCACGCTTGGTACCACGCAGCAGAACGCCGCAGTTCTCGCCAGCACGACCTTCGTCCAGCAGCTTGCGGAACATCTCAACACCGGTGCAGGTGGT includes the following:
- the secY gene encoding preprotein translocase subunit SecY, whose protein sequence is MAKQGALSALGKGGMSELWARLRFLFLAIIVYRIGAHIPVPGINPDRLADLFRQNEGTILSLFNMFSGGALERMSIFALGIMPYISASIIMQLMTAVSPQLEQLKKEGEAGRRKISQYTRYGTVVLALVQAIGMSIGLAGQGVAFTGDFGFHFVAVSTFVAGAMFMMWLGEQITERGVGNGISMLIFSGIVAGLPRAIGQSFESARQGDINIFALVAIGLLAVAIIGFVVFIERGQRRIAVHYAKRQQGRKVFAAQTSHLPLKVNMAGVIPAIFASSILLFPASLGAWFGQSEGMGWLQDISQSIAPGQPLNILLFSAGIIFFCFFYTALMFNPKDVAENLKKSGAFIPGIRPGEQSARYIDGVLTRLTMFGALYMTAVCLLPQFLVVAANVPFYLGGTSLLIVVVVVMDFMSQVQSHLVSHQYESLMKKANLKGYGSGMLR
- the rplO gene encoding 50S ribosomal protein L15, which encodes MKLNDLSPAPGSRREKHRPGRGIGSGLGKTGGRGHKGQTSRSGGTIAPGFEGGQQPLHRRLPKFGFVSLKAMDRAEVRLSELAKVEGDIVTVQSLKDANVINVNVQRVKIMLSGEVTRAVTIGKGIGATKGARAAIEAAGGKFEE
- the rpmD gene encoding 50S ribosomal protein L30 — encoded protein: MATVKVTLIKSMTGRIPNHKLCVKGLGLRRIGHTVEVQDTPENRGMINKAYYMLRVEG
- the rpsE gene encoding 30S ribosomal protein S5 encodes the protein MSNNDQKRDEGYIEKLVQVNRVAKTVKGGRIFTFTALTVVGDGKGRVGFGRGKSREVPAAIQKAMEAARRNMIQVDLNGTTLQYAMKSAHGASKVYMQPASEGTGIIAGGAMRAVLEVAGVQNVLAKCYGSTNPVNVVHATFKGLKAMQSPESIAAKRGLRVEEIK
- the rplR gene encoding 50S ribosomal protein L18 encodes the protein MTDKKVTRLRRARKARLKMHELEVVRLCVFRSSQHIYAQVISADGNKVLASASTLDKELRDGATGNIDAATKVGQLVATRAKAAGVSQVAFDRSGFKYHGRVKALAEAAREAGLEF
- the rplF gene encoding 50S ribosomal protein L6, yielding MSRVAKNPVKLPAGVEVKFAGQQLSVKGAKGTLELNVHSSVEIVEEAGELRFAARNGDQQTRAMAGTTRALVNNMVQGVSQGFERKLQLVGVGYKAQAKGQVLNLALGFSHPVDYELPEGITAETPSQTDILIKGIDKQLVGQVAAEIRDFRPPEPYKGKGVRYADEVVRRKEAKKK
- the rpsH gene encoding 30S ribosomal protein S8 is translated as MSMQDPLADMLTRIRNAQMAEKSVVSMPSSTLKVAVAKVLKDEGYIAGYQISSETKPLLSIELKYFEGRPVIEEVKRVSRPGLRQYKSVEELPKVRGGLGVSIVSTNKGVMTDRAARAAGVGGEVLCTVF
- the rpsN gene encoding 30S ribosomal protein S14, with the protein product MAKKSMKNRELKRQLTVAKYATKRAALKAIIVDLNASPEARWEATVALQKQPRDASASRMRNRCRLTGRPHGVYRKFGLGRNKLREAAMRGDVPGLVKASW
- the rplE gene encoding 50S ribosomal protein L5, whose translation is MARLKEIYRKEIAPKLKEELKLSNVMEVPRVTKITLNMGLGEAIGDKKVIEHAVADLEKITGQKVVVTYARKSIAGFKVREGWPIGVKVTLRRERMYEFLDRLLSISLPRVRDFRGLNAKSFDGRGNYSMGVKEQIIFPEIDYDKIDALRGLDITLTTTAKNDDEGRALLRAFKFPFRN
- the rplX gene encoding 50S ribosomal protein L24 encodes the protein MQKIRRDDEIIVIAGKDKGKRGKVLKVLADNRLVVGGLNLVKRHTKPNPMSGVQGGIVEKEAPLHASNVAIFNGETNKADRVGFKVEDGKKIRVFKSTQKAVDA
- the rplN gene encoding 50S ribosomal protein L14, with product MIQTQSMLDVADNSGARRVMCIKVLGGSHRRYAGIGDIIKVTVKEAIPRGKVKKGQVMTAVVVRTRHGVRRADGSIIRFDGNAAVLLNNKQEPIGTRIFGPVTRELRTEKFMKIVSLAPEVL
- the rpsQ gene encoding 30S ribosomal protein S17, giving the protein MAEAEKTVRTLTGRVVSDKMDKTITVLIERRVKHPIYGKYVKRSTKLHAHDETNQCHIGDKVTIRETRPMAKTKSWALVDVLERAVEV
- the rpmC gene encoding 50S ribosomal protein L29, encoding MKANELREKSAQQLNEQLLGLLRDQFNLRMQKATGQLGQSHLLSQVKRDIARVKTVLNQQAGK
- the rplP gene encoding 50S ribosomal protein L16, which gives rise to MLQPKRTKFRKQMTGHNRGLALRGSKVSFGEFALKSVARGRLTARQIESARRALTRHVKRGGKIWIRVFPDKPISKKPLEVRMGKGKGNVEYWVAQIQPGKVLYEIEGVSEELAREAFALAAAKLPLATSFVKRTVM
- the rpsC gene encoding 30S ribosomal protein S3; the encoded protein is MGQKVHPIGIRLGIVKEHTSVWYADGRTYADYLLADLKVREYLQDKLKSASVSRIDIHRPAQTARITIHTARPGIVIGKKGEDVEKLRQDLTKQMGVPVHINIEEIRKPELDGMLVAQSVAQQLERRVMFRRAMKRAVQNAMRIGAKGIKIQVSGRLGGAEIARTEWYREGRVPLHTLRADIDYATYEAHTTYGVIGVKVWIFKGEVIGGRQEELKPQAPAPRKKAAK
- the rplV gene encoding 50S ribosomal protein L22; translation: MEVAAKLSGARISAQKARLVADQIRGKKVGEALNLLAFSSKKAAEIMKKVLESAVANAEHNEGADVDDLKVSTVFVNEGRSLKRIMPRAKGRADRIVKRSCHITVKVADK
- the rpsS gene encoding 30S ribosomal protein S19; the protein is MPRSLKKGPFIDLHLLKKIEVAAEKNDRKPIKTWSRRSMILPQMVGLTIAVHNGRQHVPVLVNEDMVGHKLGEFAGTRNYRGHVADKKAKR
- the rplB gene encoding 50S ribosomal protein L2, coding for MAIVKCKPTSPGRRFVVKVVNQELHKGAPHAPLLEKKSKSGGRNNNGRITTRHIGGGHKQHYRMVDFRRNDKDGIVATVERIEYDPNRTAHIALLCYADGERRYIIAPKGVSAGDQLIAGALAPIKPGNALQLRNIPVGSTVHGIELKPGKGAQIARSAGASAQLIAREGVYVTLRLRSGEMRKVLAECRATLGEVSNSEHSLRSLGKAGAKRWRGVRPTVRGVAMNPVDHPHGGGEGRTSGGRHPVSPWGFPTKGAKTRGNKRTDKMIVRRRK
- the rplW gene encoding 50S ribosomal protein L23, yielding MNQERVFKVLLGPHVSEKATVLADKKGQFVFKVATDATKLEIKKAVESLFSVKVERVTTLNVLGKSKRTARGLGKRNDWKKAVISLQPGQDLDFSSSAE
- the rplD gene encoding 50S ribosomal protein L4; its protein translation is MQLNVNDAQAIEVSELTFGGEFNETLVHQAVVAYMAGGRQGSKQQKTRSDVRGGGKRPWRQKGTGRARAGTIRSPIWRGGGTTFAARPQDHSQKLNKKMYRAAMRSILAELVRTDRLVVVQDFAVETPKTKDLLGKLNNMSLTDVLIVSDAVDQNLYLAARNLPHVDVRDVQGSDPVSLIAYDKVLITVSAVKKFEELLG
- the rplC gene encoding 50S ribosomal protein L3, yielding MTIGVVGRKAGMTRIFTEEGVSIPVTVIEIEPNRVTQFKTEETDGYRAVQVTVGERRASRVTAAQAGHFAKANVAAGRTVMEFRLEEGEYQAGDLINAEIFAAGQLVDVTGQSKGKGFQGTIKRWNFRGQDNTHGNSVSHRVPGSIGQCQTPGRVFKGKKMSGHMGAERVTVQSLEVVRVDAERNLLLVKGAVPGATGGNLVVRPAAKARG
- the rpsJ gene encoding 30S ribosomal protein S10; the encoded protein is MQNQQIRIRLKAFDHRLIDQSTQEIVETAKRTGAQVRGPIPLPTRKERFTVLVSPHVNKDARDQYEIRTHKRVLDIVQPTDKTVDALMKLDLAAGVEVQISLG